From Chloracidobacterium thermophilum B:
ACGAAAATCCCGACCCCGTTGGCGCTGGAGATAAGCGCAAGCACCCCCTGCTCGATGACAATGCCCGTATTGGCCAGCGCAAACAGCGGCATGATGCCAAAGGCAACCGGCCGTTGCAGCCAGCGTTCGAGCCGATGGGAAGGCGAAGTCTCATCCTCGCTTTTTTCCGTGAACGGAATGGCAAAGGCCAGCAGGACGCCGGCTATCGTGGCATGAACGCCCGACTGGAACATACAGAACCACATGGCGATGCCACCCAGCAGGTAGGTCCACAGCGCCCTGATACCCCACCGGTTAAACATCAGCAGCACGACCAGAATGGCCAGCGTTGCGCCCAGGTAGCTCCAGGCCAGCGCCCCGGAGTAAAACAGGGCAATAACCACAATAGCACCCAGGTCATCAATTACGGCAAGTGCCGCCAGAAACACCTTGAGCGAACCCGGAACACGGTTGCCCAACAACGCCAGCACCCCCAAGGCAAAGGCAATGTCCGTCGCCATCGGGATGCCCATACCCGGCTGGGTGGCCGTGCCGTTGTTGAATGTGAAGTGAATGGTTGCTGGCACGACAATCCCACCCAGCGCCGCCACAATGGGCAACAGCGCGTGACGCAGGTTGGAAAGCTCGCCGACGTACAGCTCACGCTTGAGTTCCAACCCGATGAGCAGGAAGAAGACCGCCATCAACCCATCATTGACCCAGACCTCGACCGGAAGCCCCGCCACCTTGACGTGCCAGGCATGCAGATAAGCGTGCCCCAGCGGCGAGTTGGCCAGAATGAGAGAAACCACCGTGCAGACCAGCAGCAGAACACCACTCGCCTGCTCGGACAGCAAAAACCGCTTAAAGGTCGGCGACAGTCGAATTTCGATGATGGGCATCAGCCGTCCTCCGTTGGCAAGGGTCAGACCTTCCCCGAAAACATTTCCGGGGCATCCAAAGCACACGCTGACCGACTACGGTCAACGCACGGCAATTCCGGGACTTTGAGCGTAAACAGTGGTGATACTTCCGGCAACTATCTCGGCCACATCAATCAGTGGTTGCGGATAGATGCCGAAAAACAGGACGGCGGCGGCCGATACCACCATTGCAGCCCGTACGCCGGGCGTCAGGAGCAGCGGCGCGGCGTCCGCCAGATTTTCACTGGGCGGATTCAGGAACATCGCCCGCAGGAAACGGGCGTAATAGTAAAACGCAACCACCGCATTCAGGACGGCAATGACGGCCACGTACGTCAGCCACGGCTTGCCGCTCTGAATGAGCGAACCAAAGAGCAGGTACTTGCCAACGAAACCGGCTGTGGCCGGAATCCCGGCCAGTCCCAGAACGAAGATAAGCATGAGTACGGCCACGCTTGGCGCTTTGGCAAACAGGCCGTTCAGGTCATCCAGTTTCTCGCCGATGACCCCCTGCCGATGCAGGGCGATGATGACGGCAAAGACGCCGGTGTTCATCAGCGTGTAGGTCATGATGTGAAAGGCCACGCCCTGATAGCCCATCGGCGTGCCGGAGACGATGCCGAGCAGGATGTATCCGGCGTGCGCAATGCTTGAATAGGCCAGCAGCCGCTTGACATTGTCCTGTGTCACTGCGGCCAGGTTGCCAATCGTCATCGTCAGCACGGCCACGACCGTCAGCATGGCGGCCCAACCCGGCAAATCCTGCATCTCCCGCAGGGGAGCCAGCGCAAACAGCAGCATGCGCGCCAGCAGGACGTATGCCCCGGCCTTGGGGCCCACCGACATAAACGCCGTCACCGTCGTCGGCGCGCCTTCATAGGCATCCGGCGCCCACATGTG
This genomic window contains:
- the nhaA gene encoding Na+/H+ antiporter NhaA; translated protein: MPIIEIRLSPTFKRFLLSEQASGVLLLVCTVVSLILANSPLGHAYLHAWHVKVAGLPVEVWVNDGLMAVFFLLIGLELKRELYVGELSNLRHALLPIVAALGGIVVPATIHFTFNNGTATQPGMGIPMATDIAFALGVLALLGNRVPGSLKVFLAALAVIDDLGAIVVIALFYSGALAWSYLGATLAILVVLLMFNRWGIRALWTYLLGGIAMWFCMFQSGVHATIAGVLLAFAIPFTEKSEDETSPSHRLERWLQRPVAFGIMPLFALANTGIVIEQGVLALISSANGVGIFVGLFIGKPVGIVLASIAAVLLGICRMPLDLNWKHLLGAGLLGGIGFTMSIFITNLAFPDNALIVSASKMTILLASLTAGTVGFLWLKFFGQPDVADRDLETMDYVTTSP
- a CDS encoding NADH-quinone oxidoreductase subunit N gives rise to the protein MLNLTMLPLLVELPPLPTLRETALIMPEIILTLFACAALVLDVALPRGKKQVTAYLSLVGLGFVALALAQQVMGVAERLPVSAFYGMLFIDGLSVVFRFVFIVAAAFSILYSIRYLEFEREQRGEYYALILFSTLGMMFVAVSGDLISLFVSFELMSLSVYVLVGYLKRDGRSNEAAMKYFLTGIFSSALILYGLSLVYGVTGHTNLGLIAETIADYVQGAGAENGDPRLLLLVAMVLVAAGLLFKIAAVPFHMWAPDAYEGAPTTVTAFMSVGPKAGAYVLLARMLLFALAPLREMQDLPGWAAMLTVVAVLTMTIGNLAAVTQDNVKRLLAYSSIAHAGYILLGIVSGTPMGYQGVAFHIMTYTLMNTGVFAVIIALHRQGVIGEKLDDLNGLFAKAPSVAVLMLIFVLGLAGIPATAGFVGKYLLFGSLIQSGKPWLTYVAVIAVLNAVVAFYYYARFLRAMFLNPPSENLADAAPLLLTPGVRAAMVVSAAAVLFFGIYPQPLIDVAEIVAGSITTVYAQSPGIAVR